A single genomic interval of Acidovorax sp. 1608163 harbors:
- a CDS encoding LysR substrate-binding domain-containing protein: protein MDLKQIEYFVRVAELGSFTRASVVLNIAQPALSRQVRLLEVELRQNLLVRNGRGATPTEAGKVLLEHGRGILHQVERAREELGRVRGALAGRVAIGLPNSVARVMTVPLTRAFRQVLPEARLSISEGLSGAILEGLNSGHLDIVVLYNGQPSRDIDVEHLLDEDLVLVRARPPGLSEDPPPGPVALSEVAALPLVIPSRPNAIRMHVESEMAQIGCRPEIALEIDGVSAILDLVADGAGSAVLSRNALLNSPRPSAYTAQAIGTPPLRIALSLATSLQRPSTQVQKAALDLVRQTVATVFKG, encoded by the coding sequence ATGGACCTCAAGCAAATCGAGTACTTCGTGCGGGTGGCCGAGCTGGGCAGCTTCACCCGGGCATCGGTGGTGCTCAACATCGCCCAGCCTGCGCTAAGCCGGCAGGTGCGCCTGCTGGAAGTGGAGCTGCGGCAAAACCTGCTGGTACGCAATGGCCGGGGCGCCACGCCCACCGAGGCGGGCAAGGTGCTGCTGGAGCACGGGCGGGGCATCCTGCACCAGGTCGAGCGGGCCCGCGAAGAGCTGGGCCGGGTGCGCGGCGCGCTGGCCGGGCGCGTGGCCATTGGTCTGCCCAACAGCGTGGCCCGGGTGATGACGGTGCCCCTGACCCGTGCGTTTCGCCAGGTGCTGCCCGAGGCGCGGCTGTCCATCAGCGAAGGCTTGTCGGGCGCCATCCTTGAAGGACTCAACAGCGGGCACCTGGACATCGTGGTGCTCTACAACGGGCAGCCCTCGCGCGACATCGACGTGGAGCACCTGCTGGACGAGGACCTGGTGCTGGTGCGCGCCCGCCCTCCGGGTTTGTCGGAAGACCCGCCCCCCGGCCCCGTGGCCTTGAGCGAGGTGGCCGCGCTGCCGCTGGTCATCCCATCGCGCCCCAACGCCATCCGCATGCATGTCGAATCCGAAATGGCGCAGATTGGCTGCCGCCCCGAGATCGCGCTGGAGATCGATGGGGTGTCGGCCATCCTGGACCTGGTGGCCGATGGTGCGGGCAGTGCCGTGCTCTCGCGCAATGCGTTGCTCAACTCGCCGCGCCCGTCCGCTTACACCGCGCAGGCCATTGGCACGCCCCCCCTGCGCATTGCGCTGTCGCTGGCCACGAGCTTGCAAAGGCCGTCCACACAGGTGCAAAAGGCGGCGCTGGACCTGGTGCGCCAAACTGTGGCGACCGTGTTCAAAGGCTAA